The stretch of DNA ACCCTCACTCCCAAAATAGTAAAGGAGCTGACTAAGATTCTTCTTAGACAGCCCCTTTTTTTATCGGTGACAGAGATTCATGGCCGATATCGGGAAGGCCGACTTGAAAGCCGGTCCGGGGAGGGATAGAATATAAACAGGTCGCCCTGATAAAAGAGGTGTCTTATGAAAAAAACCCTTCTACTCCCGCTCTTTTCAATCCTGCTTGTATTCTCCGGTACCTGTGAAGACTTCATAGTAAGTTACCTGAACGGGGATGCATTTCTCCTGACCCGGGGTGACGAGGAGTACCTGGATATAGGAGACCCGGTATCGGACAAAGCCCGGATCCTTATAGAAGAAGGGGGCATCCTCGAGCTTCGGAGGGATTCCCGGAGCTTTACCCTCGCAGGCCCCGGAACCTTTGAACTGGCCTCCGTGCTTGCCCGGGCGGGAAAACGGGAATCAGCCCCCCTGGCGAACCTTCTCAGCAGCCGCATCGACCGCATGCTTTCAAACAGCGAGATAGAAAAACCCTCCAGCGTCATGGGTGTCCGGGGGGCCGCAGCGGAGGAGATGGAGATGGACTGGATCGGTTCCGAAAGCGATCCGTACATATCCCGGGGCCGGGATCAGCTGAGAGAGGGGGATTATTCCGCTGCGCAAAAAACCTTTTCCCAGGGTCTTGAAATTGCCCAGGATTATGGAGAGTCCGATTCAGAAGCCGAACTGGCCTTTCTTCTCTCCTGGACCCTTTCCGTCGAAGGAAGCACAGGACCTGCCCTTCACTCCCTGAGCCTGCTGCAGGTCGACCCCTACACCCCCTGGTACCCTGAATACCGTCTGCTTCATGCCCGGCTTCTTCTGGATTCCGGGGCTTCAGAACAGGCGGCTGAAATACTGAGACAGAACCGCGGGATACAGCCCCTGCAGAAAGAGGACGAGCTGATTCTGGGAATCGCCCTCTTCGAAGGCGGCGGAAAAAACCGGAAGGAAGCCCTTGAAATACTGAACGGGCTCGCCGCGGAGAACGGAGCTGTGGCGGATATAGCCCGCGCCTATTTACAGAAATAATCCCCGTCTTCCTGAAGCGGCTTTACCTTTTTACCGGTTCTATTCTGTATATGGAAACGGTATATGATTCATCAGGATTTAACAGTGCAGAAACAGAGGGCCCCAGGGAACGCATCG from Marispirochaeta aestuarii encodes:
- a CDS encoding tetratricopeptide repeat protein, yielding MKKTLLLPLFSILLVFSGTCEDFIVSYLNGDAFLLTRGDEEYLDIGDPVSDKARILIEEGGILELRRDSRSFTLAGPGTFELASVLARAGKRESAPLANLLSSRIDRMLSNSEIEKPSSVMGVRGAAAEEMEMDWIGSESDPYISRGRDQLREGDYSAAQKTFSQGLEIAQDYGESDSEAELAFLLSWTLSVEGSTGPALHSLSLLQVDPYTPWYPEYRLLHARLLLDSGASEQAAEILRQNRGIQPLQKEDELILGIALFEGGGKNRKEALEILNGLAAENGAVADIARAYLQK